In Procambarus clarkii isolate CNS0578487 chromosome 50, FALCON_Pclarkii_2.0, whole genome shotgun sequence, one genomic interval encodes:
- the LOC138351638 gene encoding uncharacterized PPE family protein PPE24-like, whose product MLDKDGRKHEEGKALSLEALSLEALSLEALSLEALSLEALSLEALSLEALSLEALSLEALSLEALSLEALSLEALSLEALSLEALSLEALSLEALSLEALSLEALSLEALSLEALSLEALSLEALSLEALSLEALSLEALSLEALSLEALSLEALILEALILEALILEALILEALSLEALILEALSLEALSLEALSLEALSNQSNSTTQSTKNRGKKFPTLPCAQDLGREKIPHPSLC is encoded by the coding sequence CAtgaggaagggaaagctctcagcctggaaGCTCTTAGCCTGGAAGCTCTTAGCCTAGAAGCTCTGAGCCTGGAAGCTCTGAGCCTGGAAGCTCTGAGCCTGGAAGCTCTTAGCCTAGAAGCTCTGAGCCTGGAAGCTCTGAGCCTGGAAGCTCTTAGCCTGGAAGCTCTCAGCCTGGAAGCTCTTAGCCTGGAAGCTCTGAGCCTGGAAGCTCTGAGCCTGGAAGCTCTTAGCCTAGAAGCTCTGAGCCTGGAAGCTCTGAGCCTGGAAGCTCTTAGCCTGGAAGCTCTTAGCCTAGAAGCTCTTAGCCTGGAAGCTCTGAGCCTGGAAGCTCTTAGCCTAGAAGCTCTGAGCCTGGAAGCTCTGAGCCTGGAAGCTCTTAGCCTGGAAGCTCTTAGCCTAGAAGCTCTGAGCCTGGAAGCTCTGAGCCTGGAAGCTCTCATCCTGGAAGCCCTCATCCTGGAAGCCCTCATCCTGGAAGCCCTCATCCTGGAAGCCCTCAGCCTGGAAGCCCTCATCCTGGAAGCCCTCAGCCTGGAAGCCCTCAGCCTGGAAGCCCTCAGCCTGGAAGCCCTCAGCAACCAATCAAATTCCACAACACAGTCGACAAAGAACAGGGGGAAAAAATTCCCCACCCTTCCCTGTGCTCAGGACCTAGGGAGGGAAAAAATTCCCCACCCTTCCCTGTGCTAA
- the LOC138351639 gene encoding putative uncharacterized protein DDB_G0282281: MNMDWTDSNMNMDWTDSNMNMDWTDSNMNMDWTDSNMNMDWTDSNMNMDWTDSNMNMDWTDSNMNMDWTDSNMNMDWTDSNMNMDWTDSNMNMDWTDSNMNMDWTDSNMNMDWTDSNMNMDWTDSNMNMDWTDSNMNMDWTDSNMNMDWTDSNMNMDWTD, encoded by the coding sequence ATGAATATGGACTGGACTGACTCTAATATGAATATGGACTGGACTGACTCTAATATGAATATGGACTGGACTGACTCTAATATGAATATGGACTGGACTGACTCTAATATGAATATGGACTGGACTGACTCTAATATGAATATGGACTGGACTGACTCTAATATGAATATGGACTGGACTGACTCTAATATGAATATGGACTGGACTGACTCTAATATGAATATGGACTGGACTGACTCTAATATGAATATGGACTGGACTGACTCTAATATGAATATGGACTGGACTGACTCTAATATGAATATGGACTGGACTGACTCTAATATGAATATGGACTGGACTGACTCTAATATGAATATGGACTGGACTGACTCTAATATGAATATGGACTGGACTGACTCTAATATGAATATGGACTGGACTGACTCTAATATGAATATGGACTGGACTGACTCTAATATGAATATGGACTGGACTGACTAA